The Agrobacterium vitis genome has a segment encoding these proteins:
- a CDS encoding extensin family protein: MRCKTLLLALSLICLSGASLPPKDALPEQGPVPDSKPKTATDTPDASSGVKGPDTKDPDTKDDVGKPGDKSALVPAPDTVPVPTPSPAAPSPTPSPAPASPAPPPPASAEPAPAPTPAPAPAPPPPIMTEDPEAYGQCLKDLKAAGAQFTERPRIDDGDGCGIDKPLEVTDILPGVSLKPKATLRCAAALELSEWMRTLVIPAADQALPDKGRLKAVDQASSYICRNRNSRSDGKMSEHAKGNALDIAGFEFEKGDVPMKIVPDSEPTLPGAFQRTINSSACLYFTTVLAPGADETHKDHMHLDLIKRRNDYRVCQEPN, encoded by the coding sequence ATGAGATGCAAAACGCTGCTGCTGGCCTTAAGCCTGATATGCCTGAGCGGCGCATCTCTCCCTCCAAAAGACGCCCTTCCCGAGCAGGGACCCGTGCCCGATAGCAAACCGAAAACCGCAACCGATACGCCAGATGCTTCCTCTGGCGTTAAAGGCCCAGATACAAAAGATCCAGACACAAAAGATGACGTCGGCAAGCCCGGCGATAAATCCGCCCTGGTTCCGGCACCGGACACTGTTCCCGTGCCGACGCCCTCACCCGCCGCGCCAAGCCCTACCCCTTCCCCTGCTCCGGCCTCACCTGCTCCGCCTCCGCCAGCATCGGCAGAACCGGCACCGGCCCCCACACCAGCTCCGGCACCCGCACCGCCTCCCCCAATCATGACGGAGGACCCGGAGGCCTATGGGCAGTGCCTTAAGGATCTGAAGGCGGCGGGCGCGCAATTTACCGAACGGCCCCGGATCGATGACGGCGATGGTTGTGGCATCGACAAGCCGCTGGAGGTGACGGATATCCTGCCGGGCGTCAGCCTGAAGCCGAAGGCAACTCTCCGCTGCGCGGCGGCGTTGGAATTGTCGGAATGGATGCGCACGCTGGTTATTCCCGCCGCCGATCAGGCCCTTCCCGACAAAGGTAGGCTGAAGGCCGTGGACCAGGCCTCCTCCTATATCTGCCGTAACCGCAATAGCCGCAGCGATGGCAAGATGTCCGAACATGCCAAGGGCAATGCGCTGGATATTGCCGGTTTCGAATTTGAAAAAGGCGATGTTCCGATGAAGATCGTGCCGGACAGCGAACCAACCCTGCCCGGCGCGTTCCAGCGCACCATCAATTCCTCAGCCTGCCTGTATTTCACCACCGTTCTGGCACCCGGAGCCGATGAGACCCATAAGGACCATATGCATCTCGACCTGATCAAACGCCGCAACGATTACCGCGTCTGTCAGGAGCCGAATTGA
- a CDS encoding protein adenylyltransferase SelO: protein MFAFDNSYARLPEPFHAAVLPQPVAQPKLIRFNHALAQELGLDMQGKDDAALAEIFSGNRIVQGASPLAMAYAGHQFGNFVPQLGDGRAILLGEVLDRHGRRRDIQLKGAGPTPFSRNGDGRAALGPVIREYIVSEAMHALGLPTTRALAAVATGQPVRREVALPGAVLTRVAASHIRVGTFQFFAARQDNDSLKALADHVIDRHYPILKDADNRYLALLNAIADRQAALIARWLSIGFIHGVMNTDNVAVSGETIDFGPCAFLDEYNPKKVFSSIDQRGRYAYANQPGIGQWNMARLAECLLPLFDGGEDKAVEDANAALARFGEVFQTYWLAAFRAKLGVTGTDEADLALINDFLGLMQTHEADFTLTFRQLGRIAGGGVAQDLFPETDALIAWLIRWRARLGTERPAEMIEAEMQTINPALIPRNHRIEEAISAAVYEDYSFFERLTQALERPFEELEDTADLRVPPKAEERVARTFCGT, encoded by the coding sequence ATGTTTGCCTTTGACAATAGCTACGCCCGTCTGCCGGAGCCGTTTCACGCCGCCGTTCTGCCGCAACCCGTGGCACAGCCGAAGTTGATCCGGTTCAACCATGCGCTTGCGCAGGAATTAGGCCTGGACATGCAGGGCAAGGATGACGCTGCGCTGGCGGAGATCTTTTCCGGCAACCGTATCGTCCAGGGTGCCAGCCCGCTGGCCATGGCCTATGCCGGGCACCAATTCGGCAATTTCGTGCCGCAATTGGGGGATGGCCGCGCCATTCTGCTTGGCGAAGTGCTGGATCGTCACGGACGGCGGCGTGATATCCAGCTGAAAGGCGCAGGCCCCACGCCCTTTTCCCGCAATGGCGACGGGCGCGCAGCGCTTGGCCCTGTCATCCGCGAATATATCGTCTCGGAGGCCATGCATGCGCTTGGCCTTCCCACCACACGGGCGCTCGCCGCCGTTGCCACCGGCCAGCCGGTAAGACGCGAAGTCGCGCTGCCGGGTGCCGTGCTGACGCGGGTTGCTGCCAGCCATATTCGTGTCGGCACGTTCCAGTTCTTCGCTGCACGGCAGGATAATGACAGCCTGAAGGCATTGGCCGATCATGTCATCGACCGGCACTATCCCATCCTCAAAGACGCCGACAACCGCTATCTGGCACTGCTGAACGCCATTGCCGACCGGCAGGCCGCGCTGATTGCCCGCTGGCTCTCGATCGGCTTCATCCATGGGGTGATGAATACCGACAATGTCGCGGTGTCAGGCGAAACCATCGATTTTGGCCCCTGCGCTTTTCTGGATGAGTATAATCCGAAAAAGGTGTTTTCCTCCATCGACCAGCGCGGCCGCTATGCCTATGCCAACCAGCCCGGCATTGGCCAATGGAACATGGCGCGGCTGGCCGAATGCCTGCTGCCGCTGTTTGACGGCGGCGAGGACAAGGCCGTGGAAGACGCCAATGCGGCGCTGGCCCGCTTCGGCGAAGTGTTCCAGACCTATTGGCTGGCCGCCTTCCGCGCCAAGCTGGGCGTGACCGGTACTGATGAAGCCGATCTGGCGCTGATCAACGATTTCCTTGGCCTGATGCAGACCCATGAGGCCGATTTCACCTTGACCTTCCGCCAGCTCGGCAGGATTGCCGGAGGCGGCGTGGCACAGGATCTCTTCCCGGAAACCGACGCGCTGATCGCCTGGCTGATCCGTTGGCGCGCAAGGCTTGGCACGGAGCGCCCGGCAGAGATGATCGAAGCCGAGATGCAAACCATCAACCCTGCCCTCATCCCCCGCAACCACCGCATTGAGGAGGCAATTTCGGCGGCGGTCTATGAGGATTATTCGTTCTTTGAACGGCTGACACAAGCACTGGAACGGCCATTTGAAGAATTGGAAGACACCGCGGATCTCAGAGTGCCGCCGAAAGCGGAAGAGAGAGTGGCGCGAACCTTTTGCGGGACGTGA
- a CDS encoding HupE/UreJ family protein: MFKRISFTAAIFASAAAPAFAHLNPVEHGSVLAGISHPLTGPDHIMAMVAVGLWASQQGGKALYAVPAAFIGTMAIGFLLALAGVHLPFVEPAILASVMALGLLVATAVRLPAVGASAVVALFALFHGYAHGTELAGAGALEFGLGFLIATAALHAVGIGLGVGLNRFGPRITRLLGVATALGGAALMLG, from the coding sequence ATGTTCAAGCGCATTTCATTCACCGCTGCCATTTTCGCCAGCGCGGCCGCTCCGGCCTTCGCCCATCTTAATCCTGTCGAACACGGCTCGGTTCTGGCCGGGATTTCCCATCCGCTAACCGGACCTGATCATATCATGGCGATGGTTGCCGTCGGTCTTTGGGCGTCTCAGCAGGGTGGCAAGGCGCTCTATGCTGTGCCTGCTGCTTTCATCGGTACCATGGCCATCGGCTTTCTTCTGGCGCTGGCAGGGGTCCATCTTCCCTTCGTTGAGCCGGCCATTCTGGCGTCCGTCATGGCTCTCGGCCTGCTGGTGGCAACTGCCGTGCGCCTGCCTGCTGTTGGTGCTTCTGCTGTTGTCGCTCTTTTCGCGCTGTTCCATGGCTATGCGCATGGCACCGAACTGGCTGGCGCTGGTGCGCTGGAATTCGGCCTCGGCTTCCTGATCGCTACCGCCGCCCTGCATGCAGTCGGTATTGGCCTTGGCGTCGGTCTCAACCGTTTTGGTCCGCGCATCACCCGGCTGCTCGGCGTGGCCACGGCTCTCGGTGGCGCGGCCCTGATGCTGGGCTGA
- a CDS encoding DUF2076 domain-containing protein: protein MSPEERQLLTQLFDRVRQASSTPRDREAESLIEGELRSQPYATYYLAQAVIIQEKGLEAATAKIRDLEDQIARLQDELSRSQAQPPAQQQSGGFLGGISSIFGGGSQAPAPSRNAGPWGAAPAQNRGYDDYSRSAPPQSGPWGGQAPAGNSWQQMGQQPAAAPAGGGFLRGALTTAAGVAGGVLVADAVRDIFTTHGGGFGNMLGAGGMGGMAQAPVEETIINNNTYNITENGRDDTPAQNDDSGVQQASLDTDNDSYDNSSFDDSDFGGDDSMNA from the coding sequence ATGTCACCGGAAGAGCGCCAGTTACTGACCCAATTGTTTGACCGTGTGCGCCAGGCGTCTTCAACGCCGCGCGACCGTGAGGCGGAAAGCCTGATCGAAGGCGAATTGCGCAGCCAGCCCTATGCCACCTATTATCTGGCCCAGGCCGTGATTATTCAGGAAAAAGGCCTGGAGGCCGCGACGGCCAAGATCCGCGATCTCGAAGACCAGATTGCCCGTTTGCAGGATGAACTGTCCCGCAGTCAGGCCCAACCGCCCGCTCAGCAACAAAGCGGTGGTTTCCTCGGTGGCATCAGTTCTATTTTTGGAGGCGGCAGCCAAGCGCCTGCTCCATCCCGCAATGCCGGGCCTTGGGGTGCCGCGCCAGCGCAGAACCGTGGCTATGACGATTACAGCCGCAGCGCCCCGCCACAATCCGGCCCTTGGGGTGGACAAGCCCCAGCAGGGAACTCATGGCAGCAAATGGGGCAACAACCAGCCGCAGCCCCAGCCGGTGGTGGCTTTCTGCGCGGCGCCTTGACCACGGCAGCGGGCGTTGCCGGTGGCGTGCTGGTGGCCGATGCGGTGCGCGATATCTTCACCACCCACGGCGGCGGTTTCGGCAATATGCTGGGAGCTGGCGGCATGGGGGGAATGGCTCAAGCGCCGGTCGAGGAAACCATCATCAACAACAATACCTATAATATCACCGAAAACGGCCGCGACGATACGCCCGCTCAAAATGATGACAGCGGCGTCCAGCAGGCCAGCCTGGACACTGATAATGACAGCTATGACAATAGCAGCTTTGATGACAGTGATTTCGGTGGCGATGACAGCATGAATGCGTGA
- the queF gene encoding preQ(1) synthase has translation MSKTDVSGLSQLGRQVDAPTSPETAVLERVPNTNAGTDYVVRFTAPEFTSLCPMTGQPDFAHIVIDYIPGDFLVESKSLKLFMTSFRNHGSFHEDCSIYIAKRLVELLDPKWLRIGAYWYPRGGIPIDVFWQTGEVPKGVWLPDQGVPTYRGRG, from the coding sequence ATGAGCAAGACCGATGTTTCCGGCCTGTCGCAATTGGGCCGCCAGGTGGATGCGCCGACCAGCCCTGAGACCGCGGTGCTGGAACGGGTTCCCAATACCAATGCCGGAACCGATTACGTCGTGCGCTTCACCGCGCCGGAATTCACCTCGCTCTGCCCGATGACCGGCCAGCCGGATTTCGCCCATATCGTCATCGATTATATTCCCGGCGATTTCCTGGTGGAATCCAAGTCGCTGAAACTGTTCATGACCTCATTCCGCAATCACGGCTCCTTCCACGAGGATTGCTCGATCTACATCGCCAAGCGGCTGGTGGAGCTTCTCGACCCGAAATGGCTGCGGATCGGCGCCTATTGGTATCCACGCGGCGGTATTCCCATTGATGTGTTCTGGCAGACCGGAGAAGTGCCGAAGGGTGTCTGGTTGCCGGATCAAGGTGTGCCGACCTATCGTGGCCGGGGGTGA
- a CDS encoding cation diffusion facilitator family transporter yields the protein MSEHNPIVKRLAFWGIPLSFGVLGLKLLAWWVTGSVALLSDGLESTVNVVAAFIAYFVIGYAQKPADHDHPYGHHKAEYISAVIEGVLIVIAALLIMKEAVAALEAPTMLDAPALGLAINFTAGVVNAVWATILIRVGKANRSPALTADGQHIMSDVVTSVGVLIGLVLVVITGYAILDPLLAILVACNIIYQGWKVISHSVDGLMDKAVEPAEEDAIKKAIADHASGSLGVHYLRTRRAGAATFVGFDLVVPAVMPVGEAHEICDRLEAAVQAVQPGARVTIHVEPESEEAHGVRVKVIEGEHA from the coding sequence ATGTCCGAGCATAATCCTATCGTCAAGCGTCTGGCCTTCTGGGGCATTCCGCTATCTTTCGGCGTGCTGGGCCTGAAGCTCCTGGCCTGGTGGGTCACGGGGTCGGTGGCGCTGCTGTCGGATGGGTTGGAATCCACCGTCAATGTGGTGGCGGCTTTCATCGCCTATTTCGTGATCGGCTATGCCCAGAAGCCTGCCGACCATGACCATCCCTATGGGCATCACAAGGCCGAATATATTTCGGCTGTTATCGAGGGCGTGCTGATCGTCATTGCCGCGCTGCTGATCATGAAGGAGGCGGTGGCCGCCCTTGAAGCGCCAACCATGCTGGATGCACCGGCGCTTGGCCTGGCAATCAATTTTACCGCCGGTGTCGTCAATGCGGTCTGGGCGACGATCCTGATCCGGGTCGGCAAGGCCAACCGGTCTCCTGCCCTGACGGCGGATGGGCAGCATATCATGTCGGATGTGGTGACATCGGTTGGCGTGCTGATCGGTCTTGTTCTGGTGGTGATCACCGGTTATGCCATTCTCGATCCGCTATTGGCTATTTTAGTGGCCTGCAACATCATCTATCAGGGCTGGAAAGTGATCAGCCATTCGGTCGATGGCTTGATGGACAAGGCGGTTGAACCAGCAGAAGAAGACGCGATCAAGAAGGCGATTGCCGATCACGCCAGTGGCTCGCTCGGGGTGCATTACCTGCGCACCCGCCGGGCTGGGGCAGCGACCTTTGTTGGTTTCGATCTCGTCGTGCCAGCCGTGATGCCGGTGGGCGAGGCGCATGAGATTTGCGACAGGCTGGAAGCGGCGGTGCAAGCCGTGCAGCCGGGCGCGCGGGTGACGATTCATGTGGAGCCGGAAAGCGAAGAGGCGCATGGCGTCCGTGTCAAAGTTATTGAAGGAGAACATGCATGA
- a CDS encoding GNAT family N-acetyltransferase: MNTLVIQPIEASNIESFHQALDAVSRERRYLSMLEAPPLDHVRDFVTGLKHGGNPQFVALDGARVVGWCDIRRHDRELHAHRGVLGMGIIDGYRGAGLGKRLIETTLAASWAIGLHRVELDAHADNDRAIRLYESVGFVREGVARDAVRIDGRFVDVIHMAIIRANTA, from the coding sequence GTGAATACGCTTGTCATTCAGCCAATAGAAGCGAGCAATATCGAGAGCTTTCATCAGGCTCTCGACGCGGTTTCGCGCGAGCGCCGCTATCTGAGCATGCTGGAAGCCCCGCCACTGGACCATGTGCGGGATTTCGTCACCGGCCTCAAGCACGGCGGCAATCCGCAATTCGTGGCACTTGATGGTGCGCGTGTCGTCGGCTGGTGCGACATTCGCCGCCACGACCGCGAACTCCACGCCCATCGCGGTGTGCTGGGCATGGGCATTATCGATGGCTACCGAGGCGCTGGCCTCGGAAAACGGCTGATCGAAACCACCCTTGCGGCATCATGGGCAATCGGCCTGCACCGGGTGGAACTGGATGCCCACGCCGATAACGACCGCGCCATTCGTCTTTACGAAAGCGTCGGCTTTGTCCGCGAAGGGGTTGCCCGTGATGCGGTGCGGATCGATGGGCGATTTGTCGATGTGATCCATATGGCGATCATTCGCGCAAACACAGCATGA
- a CDS encoding anthranilate synthase yields MATIIRDDNSDVYQTRGGITVTRQRRATPYADAVSSYVEKLDERRGAVFSSNYEYPGRYTRWDTAIVDPPLGISSFGRAVWIEAYNGRGEVLLSLIAEKLKTVPELVLGALTTQRLDLTVKTPDRVFTEEERSKAPTVFTVLRAITDLFYSSADSSIGLFGAFGYDLAFQFDAIDLKLTRPDDQRDMVLFLPDEILVVDHYSAKAWIDRYDFEKDGVTTAGKAETIAPEPFRHTDTIPPRGDHRPGEFAELVVKAKESFRKGDLFEVVPGQKFMERCDSKPSDISKRLKDINPSPYSFFINLGNQEYLVGASPEMFVRVNGRRIETCPISGTIKRGDDPIADSEQILKLLNSKKDESELTMCSDVDRNDKSRVCEPGSVKVIGRRQIEMYSRLIHTVDHIEGRLRDDMDAFDGFLSHAWAVTVTGAPKLWAMRFVEAHEKSARAWYGGAVGMVGFNGDMNTGLTLRTVRIKDGIAEVRAGATLLNDSDPQEEEAETELKASAMIAAIRDAKTGHNSKAQRGVAAVGHGVKILLVDHEDSFVHTLANYFRQTGATVSTVRSPVPEEVFDRLNPDLVVLSPGPGSPSDFDCKATIKKARDRNLPIFGVCLGLQALTEAYGGVLRQLDVPMHGKPSRIRVLEPGIVFSGLNKEVTVGRYHSIHADPASLPKDFIITAESEDGTIMGIEHTKEPVAAVQFHPESIMTLGNDAGMRMIENVVEKLAKRAKVKAA; encoded by the coding sequence ATGGCAACCATTATTCGCGACGACAATAGCGATGTCTACCAGACCCGGGGCGGGATTACGGTAACGCGCCAGCGTCGTGCCACACCCTATGCCGATGCAGTGTCCAGCTATGTCGAAAAGCTGGATGAGCGGCGCGGCGCGGTGTTTTCCTCCAACTACGAATATCCGGGCCGCTATACCCGCTGGGATACGGCCATTGTCGATCCGCCGCTGGGCATTTCCAGCTTTGGCCGCGCCGTGTGGATCGAAGCCTATAATGGCCGGGGCGAAGTGCTGCTGTCGCTGATCGCTGAAAAGCTGAAGACTGTGCCGGAACTGGTGCTGGGCGCGCTGACCACGCAGCGGCTGGACTTGACGGTGAAGACCCCAGACCGGGTGTTTACCGAGGAGGAGCGCTCCAAGGCACCCACGGTATTTACCGTGCTGCGCGCCATTACCGACCTGTTCTATTCGTCTGCCGATAGCAGCATCGGCCTGTTCGGGGCTTTCGGCTATGATCTGGCCTTCCAGTTCGATGCCATCGATCTGAAACTGACACGGCCGGACGACCAGCGCGACATGGTGCTGTTTCTGCCCGATGAAATTCTGGTCGTTGACCACTATTCCGCCAAGGCCTGGATTGACCGCTATGATTTCGAAAAGGACGGCGTAACCACGGCGGGCAAGGCCGAGACAATTGCGCCGGAGCCTTTCCGCCATACCGATACCATTCCGCCGCGCGGCGATCACCGGCCCGGCGAATTTGCCGAACTGGTGGTGAAGGCCAAGGAAAGCTTCCGCAAGGGCGACCTGTTCGAGGTAGTTCCCGGCCAGAAATTCATGGAGCGTTGCGACAGCAAGCCCTCGGATATTTCCAAGCGGCTGAAGGACATCAATCCGTCGCCCTATTCCTTCTTCATCAATCTCGGCAATCAGGAATATCTGGTCGGCGCTTCACCGGAAATGTTCGTGCGGGTCAACGGACGGCGCATCGAGACCTGCCCGATTTCTGGCACGATCAAACGCGGCGACGACCCGATTGCCGATAGCGAACAGATCCTCAAGCTGTTGAATTCCAAGAAGGACGAATCCGAACTGACCATGTGTTCGGATGTCGATCGCAACGACAAGAGCCGGGTCTGCGAGCCGGGCTCGGTCAAGGTGATCGGCCGTCGCCAGATTGAAATGTATTCCCGGCTGATCCACACGGTGGACCATATTGAGGGCCGTTTGCGCGACGACATGGATGCGTTCGACGGCTTCCTCTCCCATGCCTGGGCGGTAACTGTTACCGGCGCGCCAAAACTCTGGGCGATGCGTTTTGTCGAAGCCCATGAGAAGAGCGCGCGCGCCTGGTATGGCGGCGCGGTCGGCATGGTTGGCTTCAATGGCGATATGAATACCGGGCTGACGCTGCGCACCGTGCGCATCAAGGACGGTATTGCCGAAGTACGGGCCGGTGCGACACTGCTGAATGACAGCGATCCGCAGGAAGAAGAAGCTGAAACCGAATTGAAGGCATCGGCCATGATTGCTGCAATCCGCGACGCCAAGACCGGCCATAATTCCAAGGCCCAGCGCGGTGTAGCGGCTGTTGGCCATGGCGTGAAAATCCTCCTGGTCGATCATGAGGACTCATTCGTCCACACGCTGGCCAATTACTTCCGCCAGACCGGAGCCACCGTCAGCACGGTGCGTAGCCCGGTGCCGGAAGAGGTGTTTGATCGCCTGAACCCCGATCTCGTCGTCTTGTCGCCCGGACCGGGTTCTCCGTCGGATTTTGATTGCAAGGCGACGATCAAAAAGGCGCGGGACCGCAACTTGCCGATCTTCGGCGTCTGCCTTGGCCTCCAGGCGCTGACGGAAGCCTATGGCGGCGTGCTGCGGCAGTTGGATGTGCCGATGCATGGCAAGCCATCGCGCATCCGCGTGCTGGAGCCCGGCATCGTGTTTTCCGGCCTGAACAAGGAAGTCACGGTCGGGCGCTACCACTCGATCCATGCAGATCCAGCCAGCTTGCCCAAGGATTTCATCATCACCGCCGAAAGCGAGGATGGGACGATCATGGGTATCGAGCATACAAAAGAGCCGGTGGCCGCCGTGCAGTTCCACCCGGAATCGATCATGACGCTCGGCAATGATGCCGGGATGCGAATGATCGAAAATGTCGTGGAAAAACTGGCCAAACGGGCGAAGGTGAAGGCGGCGTGA
- a CDS encoding PAAR domain-containing protein codes for MPAITRLGDIGSGHACHFPPTPSIEASANVFINGRGAVRVGDAYGAHACSSCPEPSHGRALAAGSPTVFINGQPAGRIGDAIDCGGAAAEGSGDVFLDDGA; via the coding sequence ATGCCCGCCATCACCCGCCTCGGCGATATCGGTTCCGGCCATGCCTGCCATTTCCCGCCGACACCCTCTATCGAGGCCAGCGCTAATGTGTTCATCAACGGTCGCGGGGCCGTTCGGGTTGGGGATGCCTATGGGGCGCATGCTTGCTCCTCCTGCCCGGAACCAAGCCATGGCCGGGCTTTGGCCGCAGGGTCGCCAACGGTTTTCATCAATGGTCAGCCTGCGGGGCGGATTGGCGATGCGATTGATTGCGGCGGGGCGGCTGCCGAAGGATCAGGCGACGTGTTCTTGGATGATGGCGCTTGA
- the tssI gene encoding type VI secretion system tip protein TssI/VgrG: protein MYDELLATDFIQASRVLKVSSPLGEDQLLPERMKVDEGVNRLFEITLHVRAKREAVKPEELIGKLVDISLEIRQGELGEDGLRRPFNGLVTELEEGPPVTRGLRSYRLTIRPQMWLLSRRSDCRIWLDMTSLQVLETLFSEHGLPQPDIGFLQNKPPAQGYSVQWQESDLDYLLRRLEEDGIFYWFQHDKGIHRLKVTDHQIAWSKASASAEGDDTVRIAQGSSDRNHITEWMRRFSYVPGQRVDADWNFETPNFIPRSQTPSLVELPGNTKRELYNYPARAADYLEMERVGKLRAQATQADHERVKGQSTVRVLEPGRRFKPYEEPHPEHKYEEHVITRITHWVVDRSYETTENQPEYINEFEAIPSRIPLTPHRTTKRPRIEGAQVAIVAGPSGEEIHPDKYGRIKAWFPWDRRAKKDGSDTCWIRVSQSWAGGLWGSQVIPRIGMEVMIAYIDGDPDRPLVTGVVPNTNNPVPYDLPANKTKSVFRTNTHKGKSAQKFNELTFEDEAGREEIYIHAQKDYTLKVLNHKTERVDVNYVQSVGGASVREIQRMDIQNIGQSMSINVGTGPAGDMVRGSLTQDIFGIRGAGYFLKSMFSSMSGSGTYSVNAASTIMLNAALNSVHTTGGTSLMTVGMDHVQNVGGNVRLAAGQDSDEVIHGKKTVEAHEAIYFRSGKSELRLEADGTITVKGVKLIIEQEETMKATAAKIELN from the coding sequence ATGTATGACGAACTTCTGGCAACCGATTTCATTCAGGCCAGCCGCGTTTTGAAAGTCTCTTCCCCACTGGGTGAGGATCAATTGCTCCCGGAGCGGATGAAGGTGGATGAGGGCGTCAATCGTCTGTTTGAAATCACTCTGCATGTCCGCGCCAAGCGTGAAGCGGTCAAACCGGAAGAGCTTATCGGCAAGCTGGTCGATATTTCCCTGGAAATACGCCAGGGCGAGTTGGGCGAGGATGGCCTGCGCCGCCCGTTTAATGGCTTGGTGACCGAACTTGAGGAAGGGCCGCCGGTCACACGTGGGTTACGCTCCTACAGGCTCACCATCCGTCCGCAGATGTGGCTGCTGTCACGCCGCTCCGATTGCCGGATCTGGCTGGATATGACATCGCTCCAGGTGCTGGAAACGTTGTTTTCCGAACATGGCCTGCCGCAGCCGGATATCGGCTTTTTACAAAACAAGCCCCCAGCGCAAGGCTATTCTGTCCAATGGCAGGAATCGGACCTCGACTACCTGCTTCGCCGGTTGGAAGAAGATGGGATTTTCTATTGGTTTCAACATGATAAGGGCATTCATCGCCTGAAAGTCACCGACCACCAGATTGCCTGGTCAAAGGCCTCGGCCAGCGCGGAAGGCGATGACACCGTCCGGATCGCCCAAGGCTCTTCCGACCGCAACCACATCACCGAATGGATGCGGCGCTTCAGTTATGTCCCTGGCCAGCGCGTCGATGCCGACTGGAATTTTGAAACGCCGAACTTCATTCCACGCTCGCAGACCCCTTCTCTCGTGGAGTTGCCGGGCAATACCAAGCGCGAGCTTTACAACTACCCCGCCCGCGCCGCCGACTACCTCGAAATGGAGCGTGTCGGCAAATTGCGCGCTCAGGCGACCCAGGCGGATCACGAGCGGGTCAAAGGCCAATCGACCGTGCGTGTGCTGGAGCCAGGACGACGCTTCAAACCCTATGAAGAACCCCACCCGGAACACAAATACGAAGAGCATGTGATTACCCGGATCACCCATTGGGTGGTGGATCGCTCCTATGAAACCACGGAAAACCAACCGGAATATATCAACGAATTCGAGGCCATCCCGTCGCGTATCCCCTTAACTCCGCATCGCACCACCAAACGCCCGCGCATCGAAGGCGCTCAGGTGGCCATTGTCGCAGGCCCCTCGGGCGAGGAAATTCATCCGGACAAATACGGCCGGATCAAAGCCTGGTTCCCCTGGGACAGACGCGCCAAAAAGGACGGCTCCGACACCTGCTGGATCCGCGTCTCCCAAAGCTGGGCCGGCGGTCTCTGGGGCTCCCAGGTCATCCCCCGCATCGGCATGGAAGTGATGATCGCCTATATCGACGGCGACCCGGACAGACCGCTGGTAACAGGCGTGGTGCCGAATACGAATAACCCGGTGCCTTATGATTTGCCGGCGAATAAGACCAAGAGCGTGTTTCGGACGAATACTCATAAGGGGAAGTCAGCGCAGAAGTTTAATGAATTGACGTTTGAAGATGAGGCTGGGCGGGAGGAGATTTATATTCATGCTCAGAAGGACTATACGCTCAAGGTTCTGAATCACAAAACCGAGAGAGTGGACGTCAATTATGTCCAATCGGTCGGCGGAGCGTCCGTGCGGGAGATACAACGCATGGATATCCAGAATATCGGACAGAGCATGAGCATTAACGTCGGAACCGGGCCAGCTGGAGATATGGTTCGGGGATCGTTGACACAAGATATATTCGGCATTCGCGGCGCAGGCTATTTTCTCAAGAGCATGTTTTCTTCCATGTCCGGAAGCGGAACCTATTCGGTCAATGCCGCATCGACCATCATGCTGAATGCGGCTTTAAACTCCGTTCATACGACTGGCGGAACCAGCCTGATGACCGTCGGCATGGATCACGTTCAAAATGTCGGCGGCAATGTGCGCCTCGCGGCTGGGCAGGATTCCGATGAGGTGATCCATGGAAAGAAAACGGTCGAAGCCCATGAGGCAATATATTTTCGCAGCGGGAAATCCGAATTACGATTGGAAGCTGACGGAACGATTACAGTAAAGGGAGTGAAATTGATCATTGAGCAAGAAGAAACCATGAAGGCGACCGCTGCCAAGATTGAGCTAAATTAA
- a CDS encoding Stf0 family sulfotransferase, with protein MTRFISYLIRTSSRSSSTLLCKLLAQTGIAGNPKSYLHRKPISDWLAYLDLDKV; from the coding sequence ATGACGAGATTCATTTCATACCTGATCCGCACATCTTCTCGCAGCAGCAGCACCTTGCTGTGCAAGCTTCTCGCGCAAACGGGCATTGCTGGCAATCCGAAATCCTATCTCCATCGCAAGCCGATCAGCGATTGGCTCGCCTATCTGGACCTCGATAAGGTTTAA